From Streptomyces sp. NBC_00683, one genomic window encodes:
- a CDS encoding SURF1 family protein, producing the protein MYRFLLTPRWWGINLFVVLAIPFCVFMGTWQLGRFEDRVQSHEEAEKQPDPGTRTAKPLAELLPVDQETSGRPAVTTGTYADQFLVPGRKLDDRDGFYVLNLLRTDSGKALPVVRGWLPGTAGRADVPAAPAGEVTVTGDLQASENTGSDGVSTRGGLPEGQLGMISAASLVNLVPYDVYDAWVTLTEPEAGGSGGSMKPVPAAAAQGSGLDLKAFQNLGYTGEWFVFGGFVLFMWFRLLRREAEAARDVELGLAADAD; encoded by the coding sequence GTGTACCGGTTCCTGCTGACCCCGCGATGGTGGGGGATCAACCTCTTCGTCGTGCTGGCCATCCCGTTCTGCGTGTTCATGGGCACCTGGCAGCTCGGCCGCTTCGAGGACCGCGTGCAGTCGCACGAGGAGGCCGAGAAGCAGCCCGATCCGGGCACCCGGACCGCGAAGCCGCTCGCCGAGCTGCTGCCCGTGGACCAGGAGACCTCCGGCCGGCCCGCTGTCACGACCGGGACGTACGCCGACCAGTTCCTGGTCCCCGGGCGCAAGCTGGACGACCGTGACGGCTTCTACGTGCTGAATCTGCTGCGTACCGACAGCGGCAAGGCCCTCCCGGTCGTACGGGGCTGGCTGCCCGGCACCGCGGGTCGCGCGGACGTGCCCGCGGCTCCGGCCGGTGAGGTCACCGTGACCGGCGATCTGCAGGCTTCCGAGAACACCGGCAGCGACGGTGTCAGCACCAGGGGCGGGCTCCCCGAGGGGCAGCTCGGCATGATCAGCGCCGCGTCCCTGGTGAACCTCGTCCCGTACGACGTGTACGACGCCTGGGTGACCCTGACGGAGCCCGAGGCGGGTGGCTCGGGCGGTTCGATGAAGCCCGTGCCCGCCGCGGCGGCACAGGGCAGCGGGCTCGACCTGAAGGCCTTCCAGAACCTCGGCTACACCGGCGAGTGGTTCGTCTTCGGCGGCTTCGTTCTGTTCATGTGGTTCAGGCTGCTGCGCCGCGAGGCGGAGGCCGCACGCGACGTGGAGCTGGGACTCGCGGCCGACGCCGACTGA